In Parasegetibacter sp. NRK P23, a single genomic region encodes these proteins:
- a CDS encoding tetratricopeptide repeat protein, protein MSEQTTPVAPNTPPVTPDAEARAIGFWEKNSKKIMIAGLAVIVVIGGYFGYKNLVQIPKEEKAAEAMFKAEDYFRQDSLAKALNGDGINLGFLKVIDKHSGTDAANLAHYYAGACYLGLGDFTNAAKYLKDFSTSSDVMKSRALGLLGDATAELGKKEEAVDYYKKAGAAFAEDEYFSSEYLFRAGYLLESLGKNKEAAEQYKKIKEKYPNTQRGYDIDKYLARLGELN, encoded by the coding sequence ATGAGTGAACAGACTACTCCCGTTGCTCCAAATACACCACCCGTAACACCCGACGCGGAAGCACGGGCCATCGGTTTCTGGGAGAAGAACAGCAAAAAGATCATGATCGCGGGCCTAGCCGTGATCGTGGTAATAGGCGGATATTTCGGTTACAAAAACCTGGTACAGATTCCTAAAGAAGAGAAAGCCGCGGAAGCCATGTTCAAAGCGGAAGATTATTTCCGTCAGGACTCCCTGGCCAAAGCATTGAACGGAGACGGCATCAACCTCGGTTTCCTGAAAGTAATCGACAAACACAGCGGTACCGACGCAGCCAATCTGGCGCATTATTATGCCGGAGCCTGCTACCTCGGGCTGGGTGATTTCACCAACGCCGCCAAATACCTCAAAGATTTCAGTACTTCTTCCGATGTGATGAAGTCCCGCGCACTCGGTTTGCTTGGAGACGCTACCGCGGAACTTGGTAAAAAAGAAGAGGCTGTAGATTATTATAAAAAAGCAGGTGCCGCTTTCGCTGAAGACGAGTACTTCTCTTCCGAATACCTTTTCCGCGCAGGTTACCTGCTGGAATCACTCGGGAAGAACAAAGAAGCCGCAGAGCAATACAAAAAGATCAAGGAAAAATACCCCAACACACAACGTGGTTACGATATCGACAAATACCTCGCGCGTTTGGGTGAGCTCAACTAA
- the rimO gene encoding 30S ribosomal protein S12 methylthiotransferase RimO has translation MKTKTLRKDKVNIITLGCSKNMVDSEVLSGQLMANEIDVVHENKKKDHNIVIVNTCGFIDKAKEESINTILDQVELKRKGKLDKVYVTGCLSERYKQNLETEIPEVDAFFGTMELPLVLKQFEADYKAELVGERLLSTPKHYAYLKISEGCNRTCSFCAIPLMRGQHVSKPIEQLVEEAKGLVRKGVKEVMLIAQELTYYGLDIYKKRDLPRLMHALADVEGLEWIRLHYAYPHKFPLEILDVMKERPNICNYLDMPLQHASDNMLKAMKRQITQRDMEELIDQIRTKIPDICLRTTLITGFPGETRQDVEDVKSFLEKHRFERVGIFTYSHEEGTSAYELEDTLSSEEKEARAQEIMEVQQEISYEKNQEKLGKTFKVIVDKKEAGRYIGRTEFDSVEVDNEVIIQSAKPLKPGEFVQVKISKAYDYDLEGEVVTTA, from the coding sequence ATGAAGACAAAAACGCTGCGGAAAGACAAGGTAAACATCATTACACTCGGCTGTTCAAAGAATATGGTGGACAGTGAGGTGCTGAGCGGTCAGTTGATGGCCAACGAAATTGATGTGGTGCACGAAAACAAAAAAAAGGACCACAATATAGTTATCGTGAACACCTGTGGGTTCATCGATAAGGCGAAAGAAGAATCCATCAATACCATCCTTGACCAGGTGGAGCTGAAAAGGAAGGGCAAACTGGATAAAGTATATGTTACCGGTTGCCTCAGCGAACGTTACAAACAAAACCTGGAAACGGAAATTCCGGAGGTGGATGCGTTTTTCGGTACCATGGAACTCCCGTTGGTGCTGAAGCAGTTTGAAGCGGATTATAAGGCGGAACTGGTGGGCGAACGGTTGTTGAGTACACCGAAACATTACGCCTATTTAAAAATATCTGAAGGTTGCAATAGAACCTGTTCTTTCTGCGCCATCCCCCTGATGCGCGGCCAACACGTGAGCAAACCCATCGAACAACTGGTGGAAGAAGCGAAAGGACTGGTGCGGAAAGGCGTTAAAGAAGTGATGCTGATCGCACAGGAACTGACTTATTATGGCCTGGACATCTATAAAAAACGTGACCTTCCCCGCCTGATGCACGCCCTCGCCGATGTGGAAGGGCTGGAATGGATCCGCCTGCATTATGCTTACCCGCACAAATTTCCGCTGGAGATACTGGATGTGATGAAGGAACGCCCGAACATCTGCAATTACCTGGATATGCCGCTGCAACACGCCAGCGACAATATGCTGAAGGCGATGAAAAGACAGATCACCCAACGGGATATGGAAGAACTGATCGATCAGATCCGAACAAAAATTCCTGATATCTGTTTACGTACCACGCTCATCACAGGGTTCCCCGGTGAAACCAGACAGGATGTGGAAGATGTGAAGTCGTTCCTCGAAAAGCACCGTTTTGAAAGAGTGGGTATCTTCACTTATTCGCATGAAGAAGGGACTTCCGCTTACGAACTGGAGGATACCCTTTCTTCAGAAGAAAAAGAAGCCCGTGCCCAGGAAATCATGGAAGTACAGCAGGAAATTTCTTACGAGAAGAACCAGGAAAAATTGGGAAAAACCTTCAAAGTGATCGTCGATAAAAAAGAAGCCGGCAGGTATATCGGAAGAACGGAATTTGACAGTGTGGAAGTAGACAATGAGGTGATCATTCAAAGCGCAAAACCCCTGAAGCCAGGCGAATTCGTGCAGGTGAAGATCAGTAAAGCCTACGATTACGACCTCGAAGGCGAAGTGGTAACCACAGCATAA
- the pdhA gene encoding pyruvate dehydrogenase (acetyl-transferring) E1 component subunit alpha — protein sequence MATKFSKETYLYWYELMLLIRNFELKAEEMYKMQGKIRGFFHAYIGQEAIAAGCMTATQAGDPFVTGYRDHGLALAKGVSANSCMAELYGKATGCAKGKGGSMHFFSKEHKFFGGHGIVGAQIGTGAGLAFAEQYLGTDNVSLAFFGDGAARQGMLHEVFNLAMLWKLPTIFICENNHYAMGTSVARTSNVVDIYKLADAYDMPADSIDGMSPEAVHEAVARAVKRARAGEGPTLLEIKTYRYKGHSISDPQKYRTKDEVEEYKQKDPIEAVLKTIMDNKFATMEEINAINDRVNAQVEESVKFAEESPWPADDELLKDVYVQEDYPFITD from the coding sequence GTGGCAACAAAGTTTTCAAAAGAGACCTATCTGTACTGGTACGAGTTAATGCTGCTGATCAGGAACTTCGAACTGAAAGCAGAGGAAATGTATAAGATGCAAGGAAAAATTCGCGGTTTCTTCCACGCCTACATTGGCCAGGAAGCTATTGCGGCCGGTTGCATGACCGCCACACAAGCCGGGGATCCGTTCGTGACGGGTTACCGCGACCACGGTCTGGCGCTCGCTAAAGGTGTATCCGCCAATTCCTGCATGGCTGAACTGTATGGCAAAGCCACAGGTTGCGCCAAAGGAAAAGGTGGCAGCATGCACTTCTTCAGCAAAGAACACAAATTCTTCGGTGGCCACGGTATCGTGGGCGCTCAGATCGGAACCGGTGCCGGTCTCGCTTTCGCGGAACAATACCTGGGTACCGACAATGTTTCCCTCGCTTTCTTTGGTGACGGCGCCGCCCGCCAGGGTATGCTGCACGAGGTGTTTAACCTTGCCATGCTGTGGAAACTCCCCACCATCTTCATCTGCGAAAACAACCACTATGCAATGGGTACCTCCGTTGCACGTACGTCTAATGTAGTGGACATCTATAAACTGGCCGACGCATACGATATGCCCGCCGATTCCATCGACGGGATGAGTCCGGAAGCCGTTCACGAAGCCGTGGCCCGTGCCGTAAAACGCGCCCGTGCAGGTGAAGGACCAACCCTGCTCGAGATCAAAACCTACCGTTATAAAGGTCACTCCATCTCCGATCCCCAGAAATACAGGACCAAAGATGAAGTGGAAGAATACAAGCAGAAAGATCCCATCGAAGCAGTATTGAAAACCATTATGGACAACAAGTTCGCCACAATGGAAGAGATCAACGCCATCAACGATCGCGTGAACGCACAGGTGGAAGAATCGGTGAAATTCGCGGAAGAATCTCCCTGGCCCGCCGATGATGAACTGCTGAAAGATGTTTACGTTCAGGAAGATTATCCTTTCATCACCGACTAA
- a CDS encoding glycogen synthase: MEIIHVSAECYPVAKAGGLGDVVGALPKYLNAAGHIAKVVMPMYRTKFLYENEWELVHEGGAYMGNNSFHYSVIKEKNNKLGFDLYLIDVNGLLDRERIYGYYDDTERFLSFQIAFCDWLSRWNHRPDVVHVHDHHTALIPFMLQHCYAYRHLAAIPTVLTIHNAQYQGWFGWDKQHLIPPYDSWKWGMLDWNNTVNPLACGIKCASRVTTVSWSYLEELQGAANGLESLLRAERGKSVGILNGIDDKIWDPATDTYLQDHYNISGMAKGKLGNKKTLCEVFGLNPQKPLFVFIGRLVGEKAADLLPGAIEDAFYYIGRNMNILVLGSGEPWVESRLLELKEKYAGDYNVFIGYNETLSHQMYAGADFLLMPSRVEPCGLNQMYAMRYGTIPLVRDTGGLRDTVIDIGDHQGYGIRFREATVGELTHAMYRALDLYKNKEQLGNVRAYMMKLDFSWDKSAEQYCNVYQSIIS, encoded by the coding sequence ATGGAAATCATACATGTTAGTGCAGAATGTTATCCTGTGGCCAAAGCCGGGGGACTGGGAGATGTGGTGGGCGCCCTGCCAAAATACCTCAATGCCGCAGGGCATATCGCAAAAGTGGTGATGCCGATGTACCGCACGAAATTTCTTTATGAGAATGAATGGGAACTGGTACATGAAGGCGGCGCTTATATGGGGAATAATTCCTTCCATTATAGTGTTATCAAAGAAAAAAACAATAAACTCGGCTTCGATTTATACCTGATCGATGTGAACGGACTCCTCGACAGGGAACGCATCTACGGTTATTATGATGACACCGAAAGGTTTCTTTCCTTCCAGATCGCTTTCTGCGACTGGTTATCAAGATGGAACCACCGTCCGGATGTGGTGCATGTGCACGACCACCATACCGCACTGATTCCTTTCATGCTGCAACATTGTTACGCGTACCGTCATCTTGCAGCCATTCCAACCGTACTTACGATTCACAACGCGCAATACCAGGGCTGGTTTGGCTGGGACAAACAACACCTTATTCCGCCTTATGATTCCTGGAAATGGGGTATGCTGGACTGGAACAATACCGTCAACCCCCTGGCCTGCGGTATCAAATGCGCCAGTCGCGTTACTACGGTAAGCTGGAGCTACCTGGAAGAATTACAGGGTGCCGCGAACGGCCTGGAATCTTTGCTCCGCGCAGAAAGGGGGAAAAGCGTTGGCATACTGAATGGTATTGATGATAAGATATGGGATCCCGCAACGGATACTTATTTGCAGGACCATTACAATATTTCGGGTATGGCTAAGGGTAAGCTGGGCAATAAAAAAACGCTTTGCGAAGTGTTTGGACTGAACCCTCAGAAGCCTTTGTTTGTATTTATCGGTAGACTGGTGGGAGAGAAGGCCGCCGATCTGCTGCCTGGAGCCATCGAAGACGCATTTTATTATATAGGGAGAAATATGAACATCCTGGTGCTGGGTAGTGGGGAACCCTGGGTGGAAAGCAGGCTGCTGGAATTGAAAGAGAAGTACGCCGGGGATTACAATGTATTTATAGGTTACAATGAGACCCTGAGCCACCAGATGTATGCCGGAGCCGACTTTCTTCTAATGCCCAGCAGAGTTGAACCCTGCGGATTAAACCAGATGTATGCCATGCGCTACGGCACCATTCCGCTGGTGCGCGATACCGGCGGGCTCCGGGATACCGTGATCGATATCGGCGACCACCAGGGCTATGGCATCCGGTTCCGCGAAGCCACTGTTGGGGAATTGACGCACGCCATGTACCGGGCACTGGATTTGTATAAAAACAAAGAGCAACTGGGAAATGTAAGAGCATATATGATGAAACTCGATTTCAGTTGGGACAAAAGCGCAGAACAATATTGTAACGTATATCAATCCATAATAAGCTGA
- the ribH gene encoding 6,7-dimethyl-8-ribityllumazine synthase — translation MATVSNSNLLHIPAGIPLEDACIVIVRTEWNAAIVDELEKGCRKVLEEQGTGSIVTINVPGAFEIPFAIRAYWDAHKYRDTRPKAFIALGTVIRGDTPHFDYVCKAVTDGVVQLNLTLPAPSIFGILTVDNQEQAEERIGGKHGHKGEEAAITAIKMIALQKSFAR, via the coding sequence ATGGCAACCGTTAGCAACAGCAACTTATTGCATATCCCCGCAGGCATCCCTTTAGAGGATGCCTGTATTGTTATCGTCCGCACCGAATGGAACGCGGCCATAGTGGATGAACTTGAAAAAGGATGCAGGAAAGTATTGGAGGAACAGGGAACTGGTTCTATCGTTACGATCAATGTTCCCGGGGCCTTCGAAATCCCTTTCGCCATCCGCGCCTATTGGGATGCGCACAAATACCGGGATACCCGTCCAAAAGCGTTTATCGCGCTGGGAACGGTGATCCGTGGTGATACGCCGCATTTCGATTATGTATGCAAAGCTGTTACCGATGGGGTGGTGCAGCTTAACCTCACGCTGCCGGCGCCTTCCATCTTCGGAATTCTTACCGTAGACAACCAGGAGCAGGCGGAAGAAAGGATCGGTGGAAAGCACGGCCATAAAGGAGAAGAAGCCGCCATTACGGCGATCAAAATGATCGCCTTGCAGAAAAGTTTTGCGCGCTGA
- the bshC gene encoding bacillithiol biosynthesis cysteine-adding enzyme BshC: MECKRQELELKETGFFSEIVTNYAEGNEKLRPYFAHTPDKEGLEAAIRERLQFKQERALLADALQDQYKAVPASDAVNKNIALLREQGTFTITTAHQPNIFTGYLYFVYKILHTVKLAAAAKAWFPQYNFVPVYYMGSEDADLDELGKIFVDGDKLVWNTTQTGAVGRMQPKGLEPLIDQLNGRLSVFPHGKELIALLKRCYLESDSIQTATFKLVHALFQQYGVVVFIPDNAVFKKQMIPVFKEDLLQQKASGLVGETIEKLEQDGFKVQAQPREINLFFLDHQLRERIVKEENNTWHVLNTNIYWNEAQLLETLEAQPEKFSPNVILRGLMQETILPNIAFIGGGGELAYWLEYKSLFEAFGVPFPVLLLRNSFLVVPQQVHDKMRKCGIEMETMFRPSHEVLAEKAIREAEGKLSIETEMQAVTALYKQVGATASAVDATLAQHVAALQTKALEKLDGLQKKIIRAEKRKHDEFARQYEAVKSKLFPNGNLQERTDNVLPYFAEYGPDFIEAVYNASPAFCERFVILYLPS; this comes from the coding sequence ATGGAATGTAAAAGGCAGGAACTGGAACTTAAGGAAACAGGCTTTTTTTCAGAGATCGTTACAAACTATGCGGAAGGCAACGAAAAGTTGCGTCCATATTTTGCCCATACACCAGATAAGGAAGGACTGGAGGCGGCCATCAGGGAGCGCCTGCAGTTTAAGCAGGAGCGCGCGTTACTGGCAGATGCGCTGCAGGATCAATACAAAGCTGTTCCTGCTTCTGATGCGGTCAATAAAAATATAGCATTGCTTCGCGAACAAGGAACGTTCACCATTACCACCGCGCACCAACCCAATATTTTTACCGGATATCTATACTTCGTTTATAAAATATTACATACCGTTAAGCTTGCCGCTGCGGCGAAAGCCTGGTTCCCACAGTATAATTTCGTACCCGTTTATTACATGGGCAGCGAAGATGCTGACCTCGATGAACTGGGAAAAATCTTCGTTGATGGCGATAAGCTGGTTTGGAACACTACTCAAACGGGTGCCGTGGGTAGAATGCAGCCCAAGGGCCTTGAACCATTGATCGATCAGTTGAACGGAAGGTTATCAGTGTTCCCGCACGGAAAGGAATTGATTGCGCTGTTGAAACGATGTTACCTCGAATCCGATTCCATTCAAACGGCCACATTTAAATTGGTGCATGCGCTTTTCCAGCAATATGGCGTGGTGGTTTTCATCCCCGATAATGCGGTTTTCAAAAAGCAAATGATCCCCGTTTTCAAAGAGGACCTGCTGCAACAAAAGGCTTCCGGCCTTGTGGGTGAAACCATTGAAAAACTGGAGCAGGATGGTTTTAAGGTGCAGGCGCAGCCACGGGAAATCAACCTTTTTTTTCTTGATCACCAGTTGCGTGAACGTATTGTGAAGGAAGAAAACAATACCTGGCACGTATTGAATACGAACATCTACTGGAACGAAGCGCAACTGCTCGAAACGCTGGAAGCACAGCCGGAAAAATTCAGTCCGAACGTCATTCTCCGCGGACTGATGCAGGAAACCATTCTTCCGAACATCGCCTTTATCGGCGGAGGTGGGGAGCTTGCTTACTGGCTGGAATATAAATCATTGTTTGAAGCTTTCGGGGTGCCGTTCCCTGTATTGCTGCTCCGGAATTCATTTCTTGTAGTACCTCAACAGGTACACGATAAGATGCGGAAGTGCGGTATTGAAATGGAAACAATGTTCCGTCCTTCGCATGAAGTGCTGGCGGAAAAAGCCATCCGTGAGGCAGAAGGGAAACTGAGCATTGAAACGGAAATGCAAGCCGTGACAGCCCTGTACAAACAGGTGGGAGCAACAGCTTCCGCCGTGGATGCCACACTGGCGCAACACGTCGCCGCCCTTCAAACGAAAGCATTGGAAAAACTGGATGGTTTACAGAAAAAAATCATTCGTGCGGAGAAGCGCAAACACGATGAATTCGCACGGCAATATGAAGCCGTGAAATCAAAACTTTTTCCGAACGGCAACCTCCAGGAAAGAACCGATAATGTATTGCCTTACTTCGCTGAATACGGCCCGGATTTTATTGAAGCGGTGTACAACGCGTCTCCGGCATTCTGTGAGCGGTTCGTGATTCTTTATCTTCCCTCATAA
- a CDS encoding EVE domain-containing protein has protein sequence MNYWLIKSEPFKYSWDQLVKDKKTFWDGVRNYAARNNLKAMKKGDLAFFYHSNEGVEVVGIAKVVKEFYQDPTTDDPNWVVVEFAPHKKLKNPVPLSVIKADPRLKDMALVRLGRLSVQPVTEKEWEIVCDLAGENT, from the coding sequence ATGAACTACTGGCTCATCAAATCAGAACCATTCAAATATTCCTGGGATCAACTCGTAAAGGATAAAAAAACTTTCTGGGACGGCGTGCGCAACTATGCCGCGCGCAACAACCTCAAAGCGATGAAAAAAGGTGACCTGGCCTTTTTCTACCACAGCAACGAAGGTGTGGAAGTGGTGGGCATCGCCAAAGTGGTAAAGGAATTCTACCAGGATCCGACCACCGATGATCCGAACTGGGTGGTGGTTGAATTCGCGCCGCATAAAAAACTGAAGAACCCTGTTCCGCTCTCCGTGATCAAAGCGGACCCGCGTTTAAAAGATATGGCGCTTGTACGGCTCGGCAGGTTGTCCGTGCAACCGGTTACAGAAAAAGAGTGGGAAATTGTTTGTGATTTAGCCGGGGAAAATACCTAA
- the recF gene encoding DNA replication/repair protein RecF (All proteins in this family for which functions are known are DNA-binding proteins that assist the filamentation of RecA onto DNA for the initiation of recombination or recombinational repair.) — MGTHFYTATLAAAIAYFCGSMTIHSIRLLQFKNHASGEYRFPARITGICGPNGSGKTNLLDALYFLSFTRSYFSKTDGASVQHGCQGFRIEADYAMAEDAGKVSVVLRETGKKEVAVDADVYTRVSEHIGRFPAIMIAPDDVELITGGSEERRKFTDSLLSQLNPEYLRQLMLYNKLVQQRNSHLKQMGEQKMPDNGLLEVYDHQLAAPANYLFAERKLFFEDFAPRVNRLYNEISGHKETIGIAYTSPLQQDSMETILRKNLQRDVLLQRTSSGIHRDELVFTLGEQSFKQVASQGQRKSLLFALKLAACEVLREQKGFPPLLLLDDVFEKLDQQRMQNLLKKVCVLQDGQVFITDTHRERLENTLSVLDVHYAIIQL, encoded by the coding sequence ATGGGAACGCATTTTTACACGGCAACTTTGGCCGCGGCAATTGCTTACTTTTGCGGTTCGATGACCATTCATTCCATCCGATTGTTACAATTCAAGAACCATGCTTCGGGCGAATACCGTTTTCCCGCGCGTATAACGGGTATTTGCGGTCCGAACGGTTCAGGAAAAACCAACCTGCTCGATGCCCTGTACTTCCTGAGTTTTACCCGGAGTTACTTTTCCAAGACCGATGGTGCCAGCGTACAACATGGTTGCCAGGGCTTTCGGATAGAAGCGGATTACGCAATGGCGGAAGATGCGGGAAAAGTATCGGTGGTACTGCGCGAAACGGGCAAAAAAGAAGTGGCCGTGGATGCCGATGTGTACACACGCGTCTCCGAACACATCGGCCGGTTCCCCGCCATCATGATCGCCCCGGATGATGTGGAACTGATTACCGGGGGGAGCGAGGAAAGAAGGAAGTTTACCGATAGCCTGCTTTCCCAATTGAATCCTGAATACCTCCGGCAACTGATGCTGTACAACAAACTGGTCCAACAACGCAACAGCCACCTGAAACAGATGGGCGAACAGAAAATGCCCGACAACGGACTACTGGAAGTATACGACCACCAACTGGCCGCGCCCGCCAACTACTTGTTCGCGGAAAGAAAATTGTTCTTTGAAGATTTCGCCCCAAGGGTGAACCGGTTGTACAACGAAATTTCGGGACATAAGGAAACCATAGGAATTGCCTACACCAGTCCGCTGCAGCAGGATAGCATGGAAACGATATTGCGGAAAAACCTGCAACGCGATGTGTTGCTGCAACGCACCAGTTCCGGCATCCACCGCGACGAACTCGTATTCACCCTGGGTGAGCAGTCGTTCAAGCAGGTAGCTTCGCAGGGACAGCGGAAAAGCCTGCTCTTCGCCCTCAAACTCGCGGCCTGCGAAGTATTGCGCGAACAAAAAGGGTTCCCTCCCCTCCTGCTGCTGGACGATGTTTTTGAAAAACTGGACCAGCAAAGAATGCAGAACCTGCTGAAAAAAGTTTGTGTATTACAGGATGGACAGGTATTCATTACGGATACCCACCGGGAACGGCTCGAAAATACCCTGAGCGTATTGGATGTGCATTACGCCATCATCCAGTTATGA
- a CDS encoding (Fe-S)-binding protein codes for MNVQLFVPCFVDQLFPQTAFNMAKVLEKAGCNVLYNENQTCCGQPAFNAGFWDESRTVCTKFIKDFSGADYVVAPSASCIGFVRNYYSKLFDNSSLHNDVKDLQKKCFEFSEFMTNVLGITNVGAKLEGRATYHDSCAGLRECKIKEGPRSLLANVNGLELVEMNDNETCCGFGGTFAVKFEPISIAMGEQKVTNAKATGADYIISTDMSCLMHIDGVLRKKEMDIKAMHLADVLASGWE; via the coding sequence ATGAACGTTCAATTATTTGTTCCCTGCTTCGTGGACCAGCTTTTCCCACAAACCGCCTTCAATATGGCCAAAGTGCTGGAAAAAGCAGGTTGTAACGTATTGTACAACGAAAACCAGACCTGCTGCGGACAACCCGCTTTTAATGCGGGTTTCTGGGATGAATCGCGCACGGTCTGTACCAAATTCATCAAAGATTTCTCCGGGGCTGATTATGTGGTGGCACCAAGCGCTTCCTGTATAGGCTTTGTGAGGAACTATTATTCCAAGCTGTTCGATAATTCCTCCCTCCACAACGATGTAAAGGACCTTCAGAAAAAATGCTTTGAGTTTTCTGAATTCATGACCAATGTACTGGGCATCACGAATGTGGGTGCAAAGTTGGAGGGAAGGGCCACTTACCATGATTCCTGCGCCGGATTGAGGGAATGTAAGATCAAGGAAGGGCCACGTTCATTGCTCGCCAATGTGAACGGTCTTGAACTGGTGGAAATGAACGACAATGAAACCTGCTGTGGATTTGGCGGCACTTTCGCTGTGAAATTTGAACCCATCTCCATTGCCATGGGGGAACAGAAAGTAACCAATGCAAAAGCGACCGGCGCGGATTACATCATTTCTACCGATATGTCCTGTCTGATGCACATCGATGGCGTACTTCGCAAAAAAGAGATGGACATTAAGGCGATGCACCTGGCCGATGTATTGGCAAGTGGTTGGGAATAG
- a CDS encoding glucose-1-phosphate adenylyltransferase: MSKSVLAVILGGGAGTRLYPLTATRSKPAVPIAGKYRLVDIPISNCMNSGITRMFVLTQFNSASLNKHIKNTYHFSIFSSAFVDILAAEQTPDNPSWYQGTADAVRKSLRHLQQHEADYILILSGDQLYQMDFNEMLENHINNNADISIATIPVAKREASDFGILKTDSDNWITSFIEKPKGEELLAQWTSDTGEKMKLQGRNYLASMGIYIFNKKLLVEMLTDTFKDDTDFGKEILPKSLEKHAVISYQYEGYWTDIGNIYSFFEANLGLTQDLPEFNLFDNSRAIYTRARMLPPSKISGTTLEKTIIAEGCIINASRLEHCLAGIRSRIGYGTTVVSSYIMGNDYYQTLEEIEHSNKNGIPLMGIGNRCFIKNALVDKNCRIGDDVRINGGPHLADADHSLYTIKDGIIVIKKGAVIPNGFVI; this comes from the coding sequence ATGAGTAAATCTGTCCTGGCTGTAATCCTGGGCGGCGGCGCCGGAACCCGCCTTTATCCCCTTACAGCAACGCGAAGCAAGCCAGCCGTCCCCATCGCAGGTAAATACCGTCTGGTGGACATTCCCATTTCCAATTGTATGAACTCGGGCATTACCCGCATGTTCGTGCTTACCCAGTTCAATTCCGCCTCCCTCAATAAACACATTAAGAATACTTACCATTTCAGTATTTTCAGCAGCGCTTTCGTGGATATTCTTGCCGCTGAACAAACGCCCGATAACCCTTCCTGGTACCAGGGTACGGCTGATGCGGTACGGAAATCGTTGCGCCACCTCCAGCAACATGAAGCCGATTATATCCTCATCCTTTCCGGTGACCAGCTTTACCAGATGGATTTCAATGAAATGTTGGAGAACCACATCAACAATAACGCGGACATCTCCATCGCCACCATCCCGGTAGCCAAAAGAGAAGCCTCCGATTTCGGGATCCTCAAAACAGACAGCGATAACTGGATCACTTCATTCATCGAAAAGCCGAAAGGCGAAGAGCTCCTCGCGCAGTGGACCAGCGATACCGGTGAAAAAATGAAGTTGCAGGGCAGAAATTACCTCGCCTCCATGGGTATCTACATCTTCAACAAGAAGCTGCTCGTGGAAATGCTTACCGATACATTTAAGGATGATACGGATTTCGGCAAGGAAATTCTGCCCAAATCCCTCGAAAAACACGCCGTGATCAGCTACCAGTATGAAGGCTACTGGACCGATATCGGGAACATTTATTCCTTCTTTGAAGCCAACCTTGGCCTTACACAGGACCTTCCCGAATTCAATCTTTTCGATAATTCCCGCGCCATTTATACTCGCGCCAGGATGCTGCCACCCTCTAAAATAAGTGGTACTACCCTCGAAAAAACGATCATCGCCGAAGGCTGTATCATCAACGCCTCACGTTTGGAGCACTGTCTGGCCGGTATCCGTTCCCGCATTGGGTATGGTACCACTGTGGTAAGCAGTTATATCATGGGGAACGATTATTATCAAACCCTTGAGGAAATTGAACACTCTAATAAAAACGGCATCCCGTTAATGGGGATCGGCAACCGCTGTTTCATCAAGAACGCGCTGGTAGATAAGAACTGCAGAATCGGAGACGATGTACGCATTAATGGCGGGCCACACCTCGCTGATGCAGATCACTCGCTCTATACGATAAAAGATGGGATTATTGTTATTAAGAAAGGGGCGGTGATCCCTAATGGGTTTGTGATTTAG